One part of the Natronorubrum sediminis genome encodes these proteins:
- a CDS encoding UbiA family prenyltransferase has translation MTAPTASPTDRRWLASLQRTLRLLVHSNLFISLATMSVVVTTVVLADLPLEALPLFIVFGATLFVYTVNRFTDLEEDEANVPERASFTKRYGRFLLALAVGCYVVGIAVAVMQGLPGAVYLLLPLVVALLYSVGGVKEIFLVKNCFVGLAWGVIPLGVGYFYQQHWTLEILVITGYVTAMITVAAVIFDVKDIPGDRAEGIATVPNRLGPSATRRYSQVANVAIGGAVVAVVAGTTLSLEFLALLAMNGYVAAYIPYAMPERGPLYYGFVVDGEHVFLAVIVLALEWLVW, from the coding sequence GTGACCGCCCCCACTGCAAGCCCGACCGATCGGCGGTGGCTCGCGTCCCTCCAGCGGACACTCCGACTGTTGGTCCACAGCAACCTCTTCATCTCGCTCGCAACCATGAGCGTCGTGGTCACGACGGTCGTCCTCGCGGATCTCCCACTCGAGGCCCTGCCGCTTTTCATCGTCTTCGGGGCGACGTTGTTCGTCTACACGGTCAACCGGTTCACCGACCTCGAGGAAGACGAGGCGAACGTGCCCGAGCGCGCGTCATTTACGAAGCGGTACGGTCGATTTTTGCTCGCACTCGCGGTCGGGTGTTACGTCGTCGGAATCGCGGTCGCCGTCATGCAAGGGCTGCCGGGTGCGGTCTACCTGCTCTTGCCACTCGTCGTAGCACTGTTGTACTCGGTCGGTGGCGTCAAGGAGATCTTTCTAGTGAAAAACTGCTTCGTCGGACTCGCGTGGGGGGTGATTCCACTCGGCGTCGGTTACTTCTACCAACAACACTGGACGCTCGAGATCCTCGTGATTACGGGGTACGTGACAGCGATGATCACCGTCGCCGCGGTCATTTTCGACGTGAAGGACATTCCAGGCGATCGAGCCGAAGGAATCGCCACCGTCCCTAACAGACTCGGCCCGTCGGCGACGCGACGGTACTCGCAGGTCGCGAACGTCGCAATCGGCGGGGCCGTCGTCGCGGTGGTCGCTGGAACCACCCTCTCGCTCGAGTTTCTCGCGTTGCTCGCGATGAACGGCTACGTCGCGGCCTATATCCCCTATGCGATGCCAGAACGCGGGCCGCTTTACTACGGCTTCGTCGTCGACGGCGAGCACGTGTTTCTGGCAGTAATCGTCCTGGCGCTCGAGTGG
- the sucC gene encoding ADP-forming succinate--CoA ligase subunit beta, with translation MKLHEYQAKQVFADAGIPTPASQLASDVDGAVAAAEEIGYPVAIKAQVQVGGRGKAGGIKLVDDDEEAREAADEILGMDLKGYHVDRVLVEGAVDFTDELYVGITMDRGEGKPVAMVSTKGGVNIEEVAEEDPDAIAREHIDPAFGMHPYQARKAVYDAGVDKAIARDVSSVLTTLYDLWENRDGSDAEINPLMVTADDDVIAADAVMNIDEDALFRQPELAEMEDEAAGGDELEQKADEYGFDYVRLSGNVGIIGNGAGLVMTTLDLVDYYDGEPANFLDVGGGAKAERIANALDMVFSDDNVDSVVFNIFGGITRGDEVAKGINEALEQFDEIPKPVVVRLAGTNWEEGMEILNEDLVTVEQTLEDAVERTVAYAEEVNE, from the coding sequence ATGAAACTACACGAGTATCAGGCGAAGCAAGTCTTCGCCGACGCCGGGATCCCGACGCCGGCGTCTCAACTCGCCTCTGACGTCGACGGCGCTGTTGCCGCGGCCGAGGAGATCGGGTATCCAGTCGCAATCAAAGCGCAGGTACAGGTTGGCGGCCGTGGCAAGGCCGGTGGCATCAAACTCGTCGACGACGACGAGGAAGCCCGCGAGGCGGCCGACGAGATTCTGGGGATGGATCTCAAAGGCTACCACGTCGACCGCGTGCTCGTCGAGGGCGCAGTCGACTTCACCGACGAACTCTACGTCGGAATCACGATGGACCGCGGCGAGGGCAAACCCGTCGCGATGGTCTCGACGAAAGGTGGCGTCAACATCGAAGAGGTCGCCGAGGAAGACCCAGACGCCATCGCGCGCGAACACATCGACCCCGCCTTCGGCATGCACCCCTACCAGGCCCGAAAGGCAGTCTACGACGCAGGCGTCGACAAGGCGATTGCCCGCGACGTCTCGAGCGTGCTCACCACGCTCTACGATCTCTGGGAGAACCGCGACGGCTCCGACGCGGAGATCAACCCGCTGATGGTCACCGCAGACGACGATGTCATCGCAGCCGACGCCGTGATGAACATCGACGAAGACGCACTCTTCCGTCAGCCCGAACTCGCTGAGATGGAAGACGAAGCCGCCGGCGGCGACGAACTCGAGCAAAAGGCAGACGAGTACGGTTTCGATTACGTCCGACTCTCGGGTAACGTCGGCATCATCGGCAACGGTGCCGGCCTCGTCATGACGACGCTCGACCTCGTCGACTACTACGATGGTGAACCGGCGAACTTCCTCGACGTCGGCGGTGGCGCGAAAGCAGAGCGAATCGCCAACGCGCTCGATATGGTCTTCTCCGACGACAACGTCGATTCGGTCGTCTTCAACATCTTCGGCGGGATCACCCGCGGCGACGAAGTCGCTAAAGGAATCAACGAGGCCCTCGAGCAGTTCGACGAGATTCCAAAGCCGGTCGTCGTCCGTCTTGCGGGGACGAACTGGGAGGAAGGGATGGAAATTCTGAACGAAGACCTCGTGACGGTCGAACAGACCCTCGAGGATGCAGTCGAGCGTACCGTCGCGTACGCCGAGGAGGTGAACGAATAA
- the sucD gene encoding succinate--CoA ligase subunit alpha: protein MSVLVDDDTRVVVQGITGGEGKFHAEQMMEYGTNVVAGAVPGKGGQEAAGVPVYDTVHEAVEAENADTSVIFVPPAFAGDAVFESLDSDLDLAVAITEGIPTQDMAKVNKRLSETDTRLIGPNCPGLITPGEAKLGILPGNIFSEGNVGLVSRSGTLTYQVVDNLSNRGIGQTTAIGIGGDPIIGTDFVDALELFEDDDDTDAIVMCGEIGGEDEEEAAHFIDENVDTPVAGFIAGRTAPPGKRMGHAGAIVSGSGTGTAESKISALNDAGVPVGDTPEEVADHIESFL from the coding sequence ATGAGTGTACTCGTCGACGACGACACGCGCGTCGTGGTACAGGGAATTACGGGCGGGGAAGGGAAGTTCCACGCCGAACAAATGATGGAGTACGGCACGAACGTCGTCGCCGGAGCGGTGCCTGGCAAAGGCGGGCAGGAAGCCGCCGGCGTCCCCGTCTACGACACGGTTCACGAAGCCGTCGAAGCGGAGAACGCCGACACGTCGGTCATCTTCGTTCCGCCGGCGTTTGCCGGCGACGCCGTCTTCGAATCGCTCGACTCCGACCTCGACCTCGCGGTCGCGATTACGGAAGGCATTCCGACCCAGGACATGGCGAAGGTCAACAAACGCCTCTCCGAGACCGACACGCGACTGATCGGTCCGAACTGTCCCGGCCTCATCACCCCCGGCGAGGCTAAACTCGGTATCCTCCCCGGAAACATCTTCTCGGAGGGCAACGTCGGTCTCGTCTCGCGCTCCGGGACACTGACCTACCAGGTCGTCGACAACCTGAGCAACCGCGGCATCGGTCAGACCACCGCCATCGGTATCGGTGGCGACCCGATTATCGGCACCGACTTCGTCGACGCCCTCGAGCTCTTCGAGGACGACGACGACACGGACGCCATCGTCATGTGCGGTGAGATCGGTGGCGAAGACGAGGAAGAAGCAGCCCACTTCATCGACGAGAACGTCGACACGCCCGTCGCCGGCTTCATCGCCGGCCGCACCGCGCCTCCGGGCAAACGCATGGGCCACGCCGGTGCAATCGTCTCCGGGTCCGGAACCGGCACCGCCGAGAGCAAGATTTCGGCACTCAACGACGCCGGTGTTCCGGTCGGTGACACCCCCGAGGAAGTCGCAGACCACATCGAGAGCTTCCTCTAA
- the bioB gene encoding biotin synthase BioB gives MVYETNNTTIDDALERIWAGERLDRTDGIALMAQPVDALSEAGGAVRDHFGDGTVDACSIVNAKAGNCAEDCGFCAQSVHFDTGIETYGFLGPEKILEAAKRAERDGAQRFGIVVAEKGVSKELRPEEWQEVLESIRLVRDECDLEVDASLGILTEEEARILAAEGINHYNHNIETSPRYFPEIVDTHSFEDRVKTLEVAKDAGMDLCAGVILGMGETPTDRVDAAIALQEIGISSLPVNVLNPVAGTPLAERGVSITTEEIVKTVAVYKLLHPDSRVRLTGGREVNLEPDEQHLPLEAGADGLLTGDYLTTEGQSPGDDIEIIEQAGLEPNQETNEFDPEAVKARNKGGASDSQPETQASTGPEPGDD, from the coding sequence GTGGTTTACGAGACGAACAACACGACGATCGACGACGCACTCGAGCGGATCTGGGCTGGCGAGCGACTCGACCGAACCGACGGAATCGCACTCATGGCTCAGCCGGTCGACGCGCTTTCGGAGGCTGGCGGGGCCGTTCGCGATCACTTCGGCGACGGGACGGTCGATGCTTGCTCGATCGTGAACGCGAAGGCAGGCAACTGCGCGGAGGACTGTGGTTTCTGTGCCCAGTCGGTCCACTTCGACACCGGCATCGAAACCTACGGCTTTCTCGGCCCCGAGAAGATTCTCGAGGCCGCTAAACGAGCCGAACGCGACGGCGCACAACGATTCGGCATCGTCGTCGCCGAAAAGGGCGTCTCGAAAGAACTCCGGCCCGAGGAGTGGCAGGAGGTTCTCGAGTCCATTCGACTCGTTCGAGACGAGTGCGACCTCGAGGTCGACGCCTCGCTCGGTATCCTCACCGAGGAGGAAGCACGAATCCTCGCTGCGGAGGGGATCAACCACTACAATCACAACATCGAGACCTCGCCGCGGTACTTCCCCGAAATCGTCGACACGCACAGCTTCGAGGATCGCGTGAAGACGCTCGAAGTCGCCAAAGACGCCGGGATGGACCTCTGTGCCGGCGTTATCCTCGGAATGGGTGAGACGCCGACCGATCGCGTGGATGCCGCAATCGCACTACAAGAGATCGGGATCTCCTCGCTCCCGGTTAACGTTCTCAATCCCGTCGCGGGGACCCCGTTGGCCGAACGGGGCGTCTCGATCACGACCGAGGAAATCGTCAAGACGGTCGCAGTGTACAAACTGCTCCACCCCGACTCGCGGGTCCGACTCACGGGCGGGCGCGAGGTCAACCTCGAACCCGACGAGCAACATCTCCCACTCGAGGCCGGAGCGGACGGCCTCCTCACTGGCGACTACCTGACGACGGAGGGCCAATCCCCCGGAGACGACATCGAGATCATCGAACAGGCTGGACTCGAGCCGAATCAGGAGACGAACGAGTTCGATCCGGAGGCGGTCAAGGCCCGAAACAAGGGCGGGGCGAGCGACTCCCAACCCGAGACGCAGGCGAGTACGGGTCCGGAACCAGGTGACGACTAA
- a CDS encoding saccharopine dehydrogenase family protein, with translation MNDITFAVLGTGGIGRRTLEVSQHEDELTPVAACDRHGTAIDFDGLDVEELLAATEGNIDSGPGDGDVATDGGAVADAPSGVKQHGESVGVVASEQATPSDDPIQAIIDHGDGIDAVLLALPNYEHDFIPRVADRFLEGGYSGVLIDVLKRSRVIEMLDERGEDFDDAGITFVCGAGATPGLLTGAATLAAQSFVEVTDVDIWWGVGLKSGYEDNRGTVREDIAHLPEYDIETARDLSEAELEAVIDDHDGVIEFEDMEHADDVLLERAGVCDAEDVSVGGILDVRRDEKPTTTTVSVTGRTFDGETATNTFELGDATSMEANVNGPALGYLKTGVRRNRADEYGVFGPAELMPRF, from the coding sequence ATGAACGACATCACGTTCGCAGTACTCGGAACCGGCGGTATCGGTCGACGAACACTCGAGGTCAGCCAGCACGAGGACGAACTCACGCCTGTCGCGGCGTGTGATCGTCACGGCACGGCGATCGATTTCGATGGGTTGGACGTCGAAGAACTCCTCGCGGCGACGGAAGGCAACATCGACAGCGGACCCGGGGACGGCGACGTCGCGACAGACGGCGGCGCGGTCGCCGACGCCCCGTCCGGAGTTAAACAACACGGCGAGTCCGTCGGCGTCGTCGCCTCCGAGCAAGCCACTCCCAGCGACGATCCGATTCAGGCGATCATCGATCACGGCGACGGGATCGACGCCGTCTTGCTCGCGTTACCGAACTACGAACACGACTTCATCCCCCGCGTCGCGGATCGATTCCTCGAGGGCGGCTACTCGGGCGTCCTGATCGACGTGCTCAAACGCTCGCGCGTGATCGAGATGCTCGACGAGCGCGGTGAGGACTTCGACGACGCAGGAATCACGTTCGTCTGTGGCGCGGGCGCAACCCCGGGCTTGCTGACCGGCGCGGCGACCCTCGCCGCCCAGTCGTTCGTCGAGGTCACCGACGTCGACATCTGGTGGGGCGTGGGTCTCAAATCCGGCTACGAGGACAACCGCGGCACCGTTCGCGAAGACATTGCCCACCTCCCGGAGTACGACATCGAAACGGCGCGCGACCTCTCCGAGGCGGAACTCGAGGCCGTCATCGACGACCACGACGGCGTCATCGAGTTCGAAGACATGGAACACGCGGACGACGTCCTCCTCGAGCGAGCGGGCGTCTGCGACGCGGAGGACGTGAGCGTCGGGGGGATCCTCGACGTTCGACGCGACGAGAAGCCCACGACGACGACGGTCTCCGTCACGGGACGAACGTTCGACGGCGAGACGGCGACGAACACGTTCGAACTCGGCGACGCGACGAGCATGGAGGCAAACGTCAACGGCCCAGCACTCGGCTACCTGAAGACCGGCGTCCGACGGAATCGCGCCGACGAATACGGCGTCTTCGGTCCCGCCGAATTGATGCCGCGCTTCTAA
- a CDS encoding aminotransferase class I/II-fold pyridoxal phosphate-dependent enzyme — protein sequence MEDRGIDLEDRLADLETANLKRSLSPVDRIAERGHFAPPAAGDLPVLDSTDALVFASNNYLGLTDDERVQDATRQAAATVGTGAGASRLVTGDTLVHHDLERLLAETKATERALTFSSGYAANVGTITALEPDVIFSDEYNHASIIDGCRLSGAESIVYDHCDAGDLRSKLEARAADDEHADESWLIVTDSVFSMDGTVAPLAELCDVAEEFGAWVMVDEAHATGLYANGGGVVQAEGLEDRVHVQLGTLSKALASQGGYVAGSSELVECLINDARSFVFSTGLTPPAAAAASEALHVSRHSDVRERLWENVAHLRDGLETMGFEVPGDSQILPVVIGDRRDALALADGLRSRDIVAPAIRPPTVPEGTSRIRVVPIASHDQQDIVTCLEAFRAAGQDVGLL from the coding sequence ATGGAAGATCGCGGGATCGATCTCGAGGATCGACTGGCCGACCTCGAGACAGCCAACCTGAAACGATCACTCTCTCCCGTCGACCGGATCGCCGAACGGGGTCACTTCGCGCCGCCGGCAGCCGGCGACCTCCCAGTACTCGACTCCACGGACGCGCTGGTGTTCGCCTCCAACAACTATCTGGGATTGACTGACGACGAGCGCGTCCAAGACGCAACCCGGCAGGCCGCTGCTACCGTCGGGACGGGTGCCGGTGCGAGTCGGCTCGTAACCGGCGACACGCTCGTCCACCACGACCTCGAGCGACTCCTCGCCGAGACGAAGGCGACCGAGCGCGCGCTCACGTTTTCGTCCGGCTACGCCGCGAACGTCGGAACGATCACGGCACTCGAGCCTGACGTGATCTTTTCGGACGAGTACAACCACGCGAGTATCATCGACGGCTGTCGTCTCTCTGGGGCCGAATCGATCGTCTACGACCACTGTGACGCTGGTGACCTCCGTTCGAAACTCGAGGCTCGAGCAGCCGACGACGAGCACGCGGACGAATCGTGGCTCATCGTCACCGACTCCGTCTTCAGCATGGACGGCACCGTCGCCCCGCTCGCGGAACTCTGCGACGTCGCCGAGGAGTTCGGCGCGTGGGTCATGGTCGACGAAGCTCACGCGACGGGCCTCTACGCGAACGGTGGCGGCGTCGTGCAGGCGGAAGGGCTCGAGGATCGCGTGCACGTCCAGCTAGGAACGCTCTCGAAGGCGCTGGCGAGTCAAGGCGGCTACGTCGCGGGCAGTTCCGAACTCGTCGAGTGTCTGATCAACGACGCCCGGTCGTTCGTCTTCTCGACCGGCCTCACGCCGCCAGCGGCCGCCGCGGCGAGTGAAGCACTCCACGTCTCCCGCCACAGCGACGTCCGCGAACGGCTCTGGGAGAACGTCGCCCACCTTCGAGACGGCCTCGAGACGATGGGTTTCGAGGTCCCCGGCGACTCCCAGATCCTACCGGTCGTCATCGGCGACCGACGGGATGCACTCGCGCTCGCTGATGGGCTTCGGTCGCGTGATATCGTGGCTCCGGCGATTCGCCCGCCGACGGTCCCCGAGGGGACGAGTCGGATTCGCGTCGTCCCGATCGCTTCACACGACCAACAAGATATCGTCACCTGTCTCGAGGCGTTCCGAGCCGCTGGACAGGATGTCGGCCTTCTCTGA
- the bioD gene encoding dethiobiotin synthase produces MTTPIAIVGTDTDVGKTVVTAGLTSALRERGIDARAIKPAQTGYPPDDDAGFVAEACDDPTAAVCPHYLEPALAPRVAAAEADAELGYESILTACEAEIADTPFPIVEGIGGLRVPLAGDREVIDLVADLNATAVVVTRSGLGTLNHSALSVEALERRGVDVAGIVCNEYAGATLAERTNPAELERMTGCEVETVPQLDGESPTALAGGVEDALSSAFVDRVLVHGE; encoded by the coding sequence ATGACCACTCCGATCGCAATCGTTGGCACCGACACCGACGTTGGAAAGACAGTCGTCACGGCAGGACTCACCAGCGCCCTGCGCGAGCGAGGAATCGACGCGCGAGCGATCAAACCTGCCCAGACCGGGTATCCACCGGACGACGACGCCGGCTTCGTCGCCGAGGCGTGTGACGACCCCACGGCCGCAGTCTGTCCACACTACCTCGAGCCCGCACTCGCGCCGCGAGTTGCCGCAGCCGAAGCCGACGCAGAACTCGGCTACGAATCGATCCTAACGGCCTGTGAAGCCGAAATCGCAGACACACCGTTCCCGATCGTCGAGGGCATCGGCGGCCTTCGGGTGCCACTGGCCGGAGACCGCGAGGTGATCGACCTCGTCGCCGACCTGAACGCGACGGCCGTCGTCGTCACCCGATCCGGACTCGGAACGCTCAATCACAGCGCCCTCTCCGTCGAGGCCCTCGAGCGACGCGGCGTGGACGTCGCCGGCATCGTGTGCAACGAATACGCCGGTGCGACGCTCGCGGAACGAACGAATCCTGCGGAACTCGAGCGAATGACTGGGTGCGAAGTCGAGACGGTCCCACAACTCGACGGAGAGTCACCGACAGCGCTCGCTGGCGGTGTCGAAGACGCACTTTCGTCGGCATTCGTCGATCGAGTACTCGTACACGGCGAGTGA
- a CDS encoding replication factor C large subunit: MSDWTEKYRPTTLSEVRGNNKARDALEEWARSWDDHRDAAIVHGSPGVGKTSAAHALASDMGWPVMELNASDSRGADVIERVAGEASKSGTLSAGGTGRRLVILDEADNFHGNADYGGSREVTRVVKEANQPVVLVANEFYDMSKTLRNACETIEFRDVSKRSIVPVLRDICRREDVEYEEQALEKIAESTSGDLRSAVNDLQAVAEETDRLTVDDVVTSQRDTTEGIFDFLDTLIKEADAEGALRASYDVDENPDEMLNWIEDNVPKDYEGGELADAYQYLSNADRWLGRVRSSQNYSFWRYATDNMTAGVAASRRGDKGGWTRYGPPSYWSKLGRTKGTRNTRDAIAERVAEREGTSVATARREILPFLSAMTHHCKNRELTVRMAGAYELDESEVSFVTGSGKSTNKVESIVEDAEERREKQTVEHSGSAFFDTGDSSTDDQPAGSDEMATNEPDAGEESDGQETLATAGDSDDSGSESGVEDSAAKVDEDDDQSGLSDFM; encoded by the coding sequence ATGAGCGATTGGACCGAGAAGTACCGGCCGACGACGCTGTCGGAGGTACGCGGAAACAACAAAGCCCGCGACGCACTCGAGGAGTGGGCGCGATCCTGGGACGACCACCGGGACGCGGCCATCGTCCACGGCAGTCCGGGAGTCGGGAAGACCTCGGCTGCGCACGCGCTGGCCAGCGACATGGGGTGGCCGGTGATGGAACTCAACGCCAGCGACAGTCGCGGTGCCGACGTGATCGAACGCGTCGCCGGCGAAGCCTCGAAGAGTGGCACCTTGAGCGCGGGCGGAACCGGCCGCCGACTCGTCATCTTAGACGAGGCGGACAACTTCCACGGCAACGCGGACTACGGCGGCTCTCGCGAAGTGACTCGAGTCGTCAAAGAGGCCAATCAGCCGGTCGTCCTCGTGGCCAACGAGTTCTACGATATGAGCAAGACGCTGCGAAACGCCTGCGAGACCATCGAGTTCCGGGATGTTTCGAAGCGCTCGATCGTTCCCGTGCTGCGGGATATCTGCCGGCGCGAAGACGTCGAGTACGAAGAGCAGGCACTCGAGAAAATCGCCGAGTCGACGAGTGGCGACCTTCGATCCGCAGTCAACGACCTGCAGGCGGTCGCTGAGGAGACCGATCGACTGACGGTCGACGACGTCGTGACGAGCCAGCGCGATACGACCGAAGGAATCTTCGACTTTCTGGACACCCTGATCAAGGAAGCAGACGCCGAGGGTGCCCTCCGCGCGTCTTACGACGTCGACGAGAACCCCGACGAGATGCTCAACTGGATCGAAGACAACGTTCCGAAAGACTACGAGGGTGGCGAGTTGGCCGACGCCTACCAGTACCTCTCGAACGCCGACCGCTGGCTCGGGCGCGTCCGCTCGAGTCAGAACTACTCGTTCTGGCGCTACGCGACGGACAACATGACCGCTGGCGTCGCCGCCTCTCGTCGCGGCGACAAGGGGGGCTGGACGCGTTATGGCCCGCCGAGTTACTGGTCGAAACTCGGGCGTACGAAAGGGACGCGAAACACTCGAGACGCCATCGCCGAACGCGTCGCTGAACGCGAAGGCACGAGCGTGGCGACCGCACGCCGAGAGATCCTCCCGTTCCTCTCGGCGATGACCCATCACTGCAAAAATCGAGAGTTGACCGTTCGCATGGCTGGCGCGTACGAACTCGACGAATCCGAAGTGTCGTTCGTCACCGGCAGCGGCAAGAGCACGAACAAAGTCGAATCGATCGTCGAAGACGCCGAGGAACGCCGGGAGAAACAGACCGTCGAGCACTCGGGATCGGCATTTTTCGACACCGGAGACTCGAGTACCGACGATCAACCTGCCGGATCGGACGAAATGGCGACGAACGAGCCGGACGCGGGCGAGGAGTCCGACGGACAGGAGACGCTCGCCACGGCGGGTGACTCGGACGACAGTGGCAGTGAATCCGGGGTCGAGGACAGTGCAGCGAAAGTGGACGAAGACGACGACCAGTCCGGACTGAGCGATTTCATGTAG
- a CDS encoding type II toxin-antitoxin system VapC family toxin: MYVETDFLLALSKDDDWLGEAAELVYREHRDELWTSQFTLIELLMVAYREERDTERVVSNAANLVEVRGDVETVVTAATYVEDHGFTPFDALHLVESNGDTIVSSDDTYEGVASRLDLKTVDEQ, from the coding sequence ATGTATGTGGAAACCGACTTTTTACTCGCACTGAGTAAGGACGATGACTGGCTCGGCGAGGCCGCCGAGTTGGTGTACCGGGAACACCGTGACGAGTTGTGGACATCTCAGTTCACGCTCATCGAACTCCTGATGGTCGCCTACCGGGAGGAACGTGATACCGAACGCGTCGTTTCGAACGCCGCCAACCTCGTCGAGGTACGCGGTGACGTGGAAACGGTCGTGACGGCGGCAACGTACGTAGAAGACCACGGGTTCACACCGTTCGACGCGCTTCACCTCGTCGAATCTAACGGCGATACCATCGTCTCGAGTGACGACACGTACGAGGGCGTTGCGTCCCGTCTCGACCTGAAGACGGTCGACGAGCAGTGA
- a CDS encoding AbrB/MazE/SpoVT family DNA-binding domain-containing protein → MSDVALDDRGRLTLPKEVRERYGDRYHVIQLPDGVKLVPVAADPLEALRDEFADVEKSANELREEAREATLDKAGR, encoded by the coding sequence ATGTCAGACGTAGCGCTTGACGACCGCGGTCGTCTCACGCTCCCGAAGGAGGTCCGAGAGCGATACGGGGACCGATATCACGTCATTCAGCTTCCCGACGGGGTCAAACTGGTTCCGGTCGCCGCCGACCCGCTCGAGGCACTCAGGGACGAGTTCGCGGATGTCGAGAAGTCGGCTAACGAACTTCGTGAAGAAGCACGTGAAGCAACGCTCGACAAGGCCGGACGATAG
- a CDS encoding competence/damage-inducible protein A, with product MNVAIVTAGDEILAGSTTNTNATWLASRLTDRGNTVERILTVPDERALIAETVSAWADAFDAVIVTGGIGGTPDDVTVEAVADGLNRDLVVHERIRDELLEKSTAFREENPELVEEYDLHLDIDAAASIPDGATPLVTDEGWAPGCVVENVYVFAGIPEEMHAMFDLVAEEFQGAVVTRTIYTPAPEGSLHDVLEGVIDRYDVGVGSYPRGETQPGRIRVRGEDESTVDAAASWVRERIETVDDPPTE from the coding sequence ATGAACGTCGCGATCGTTACCGCCGGCGACGAGATTCTGGCCGGATCGACGACGAACACGAACGCCACCTGGCTCGCCTCGAGGCTCACTGACCGCGGGAACACCGTCGAGCGGATCCTGACGGTTCCCGACGAGCGAGCGCTCATCGCCGAAACCGTTTCGGCGTGGGCGGACGCGTTCGACGCCGTCATCGTCACCGGCGGAATCGGCGGGACGCCCGACGACGTGACCGTCGAGGCAGTCGCCGACGGACTGAATCGGGACCTCGTCGTTCACGAACGGATTAGAGACGAACTCCTCGAGAAATCGACCGCGTTTCGTGAGGAGAATCCAGAACTGGTCGAAGAGTACGACCTACACCTCGATATCGACGCCGCAGCGTCGATTCCCGACGGGGCGACGCCGCTGGTGACCGATGAGGGCTGGGCACCGGGATGCGTCGTCGAGAACGTCTACGTCTTCGCCGGGATTCCCGAGGAGATGCACGCGATGTTCGATCTCGTTGCCGAGGAGTTCCAGGGCGCCGTCGTCACCCGAACGATCTACACACCCGCACCCGAGGGCTCGCTCCACGACGTCCTCGAGGGTGTGATCGATCGCTACGACGTCGGTGTCGGGAGTTATCCTCGCGGGGAGACCCAGCCCGGTCGAATACGCGTTCGGGGAGAAGACGAATCGACGGTTGATGCGGCAGCCTCGTGGGTGCGAGAGCGTATCGAGACGGTCGACGATCCGCCGACGGAGTGA
- a CDS encoding DUF7521 family protein gives MNELLNVVLMILQMVVFALSLGLTLISFQSYNQTGSKRLESAFIGFAFLSMGVGLTTINSQLSSTPSVLFIAETVPFIVGFGMLYLSLYR, from the coding sequence ATGAACGAACTCCTCAACGTGGTGTTGATGATCCTCCAGATGGTCGTCTTCGCGTTGTCGCTCGGACTGACGCTCATTAGCTTCCAATCGTACAACCAAACGGGGTCCAAACGCCTCGAGTCGGCGTTTATCGGCTTTGCCTTTCTCAGCATGGGGGTCGGGCTGACGACGATCAACTCTCAGCTCTCGTCGACGCCGTCGGTGCTTTTCATCGCCGAAACGGTCCCGTTCATCGTCGGCTTCGGCATGCTGTACCTGTCACTCTACCGGTGA
- a CDS encoding ArsR/SmtB family transcription factor — translation MDDESSIEEVLNTIGDEHARTVLASISREPGSAKELAARLELSQPTIYRRLELLEENDLIEDRTLVADDGNHYKEYTCNFNSTVISLEDDEYDVRIFREENLPDRFTKLWDELGTN, via the coding sequence ATGGATGACGAGTCTTCTATCGAGGAAGTCCTCAATACAATCGGGGACGAACACGCCCGCACCGTCCTCGCCTCGATCAGCCGTGAGCCGGGCTCGGCAAAGGAACTGGCAGCGCGACTCGAGCTCTCCCAACCGACGATCTACCGCCGCCTGGAGTTACTCGAGGAAAACGACCTGATCGAAGACCGGACGCTCGTCGCCGACGACGGCAATCACTACAAGGAGTACACGTGTAACTTCAATAGCACGGTCATCTCCTTGGAAGACGACGAGTACGACGTTCGAATCTTCCGCGAGGAGAATCTCCCCGATCGGTTCACGAAACTGTGGGACGAACTCGGAACGAACTAA